A part of Arthrobacter dokdonellae genomic DNA contains:
- a CDS encoding IclR family transcriptional regulator — translation MASRPRQDNGQVQGAAASLLNGLAVLEAFSVQNPVLGVTEVAQRVGLHKSTVSRILGGLAEAGYVQRDEETGRYRLGLALIALSGPLLADLDVRRAAVPYLEELTESTLETSAISVWNGHEAIVVEQVASPYQVKHTATIGTRYNKFESSSVRVFLAELAPALAAGLIESGRILRTAGDGLPLDHTAHLQEVARQAYAVNDGSTAEEEFGVSAPVRDYRGKVVGCVTASAPRSRVHKRATGDSLVQAVQHAAAEISIRLGWSAPS, via the coding sequence ATGGCAAGCAGACCCAGGCAGGACAACGGGCAGGTCCAGGGGGCTGCGGCGTCGCTGTTGAATGGCCTTGCCGTCCTGGAGGCCTTTTCCGTTCAAAATCCGGTTCTTGGTGTGACTGAGGTGGCTCAGCGCGTCGGCCTGCACAAGAGCACGGTCTCACGCATTCTTGGCGGCCTGGCGGAAGCTGGATATGTCCAGCGGGATGAGGAGACGGGACGGTATCGGCTCGGGCTGGCCCTCATTGCGTTGTCCGGCCCTTTGCTGGCGGACCTGGATGTCCGCCGTGCTGCGGTTCCGTATTTGGAGGAGTTGACCGAAAGCACCCTGGAGACCAGTGCAATCTCTGTGTGGAATGGTCATGAGGCCATCGTCGTGGAGCAGGTTGCCAGCCCCTATCAGGTCAAACACACTGCCACCATCGGAACCCGGTACAACAAATTCGAGAGTTCCTCGGTGCGGGTCTTCCTGGCGGAGCTGGCGCCTGCCCTCGCCGCCGGACTGATCGAATCCGGGCGGATACTACGCACCGCCGGAGACGGGTTGCCGCTGGACCACACGGCCCACCTGCAGGAAGTCGCCCGTCAGGCATACGCCGTCAATGACGGGTCGACTGCCGAGGAGGAGTTTGGTGTCTCCGCTCCGGTCAGGGATTACCGAGGCAAGGTGGTTGGCTGCGTCACCGCGTCCGCCCCGCGTTCCCGCGTGCACAAGCGCGCCACCGGGGACAGTCTGGTTCAAGCCGTCCAACATGCTGCCGCGGAAATATCGATTCGCCTGGGCTGGTCGGCCCCGAGCTGA
- a CDS encoding IclR family transcriptional regulator — protein sequence MLDPQTNTDKPQGAAASLLNGLTVLEAFSVAKRSLLGVTEISELVGLHKSTVSRMLTGLDEAGYVQRDDDTGRYRLGLGMIGLAGPLLAELGVRRAALPHLEELTEATAETAAIAVWNGTNAIVVEQVASPHQVKHSAAIGTRYNKFASSSVRVFLAELPPEETDRLLAGRTVLQEGYQGPEDPVHRQLAGVRDDGFAVNDGETTYEEYGVSAPVRDYRGAVVGCITASAPRARVQHQQSQSTLRDAVLQAAERVSARLGSRSGESTPVH from the coding sequence ATGCTGGACCCACAAACCAACACTGACAAACCGCAAGGGGCGGCAGCATCGCTGCTCAACGGTCTAACGGTCCTCGAAGCGTTCTCGGTCGCCAAGCGATCCCTTCTCGGCGTCACGGAGATCTCCGAACTCGTCGGCCTGCACAAAAGCACGGTCTCCCGGATGCTCACCGGCCTGGACGAAGCCGGATACGTCCAGCGCGACGACGACACCGGACGGTACCGGCTCGGACTCGGGATGATCGGCCTGGCCGGACCGCTGCTCGCCGAACTCGGCGTCCGCCGCGCCGCCCTGCCCCACCTGGAAGAACTCACCGAAGCCACCGCTGAGACGGCCGCGATCGCCGTCTGGAACGGCACCAACGCGATCGTGGTGGAACAGGTGGCCAGCCCACACCAGGTCAAGCACAGTGCGGCGATTGGAACCCGGTACAACAAGTTCGCGAGTTCCTCGGTCCGCGTGTTCCTCGCCGAACTGCCACCCGAGGAGACCGACCGCCTTCTGGCCGGCCGGACTGTGCTGCAAGAGGGCTACCAAGGACCCGAGGACCCTGTCCACCGACAGCTGGCCGGAGTGCGGGACGACGGATTCGCCGTCAATGACGGCGAGACCACCTACGAGGAGTATGGTGTCTCCGCACCCGTACGGGACTACCGGGGCGCCGTCGTTGGCTGCATCACGGCCAGCGCGCCCCGGGCCCGAGTACAGCACCAGCAGAGCCAGTCCACCCTGCGCGACGCCGTGCTCCAGGCCGCTGAACGCGTGTCGGCACGGCTGGGCAGCCGGTCGGGGGAATCCACGCCAGTGCACTGA
- a CDS encoding YcnI family copper-binding membrane protein has translation MHFSRTFKSTVALGATAGLMALGLGTASAHVEATPTETAAGSYSLVTFSVGHGCKGSPTTSVKITLPEELNSVTPTVNPNWTISESTEKFTTPKTLADGSKITARTSAVTYTAQTPLDPHQRDTFTLSLKVPNTAGKTLYFPALQTCEKGSTDWKDVPAAGAAEDSVSNPAPSLTVTAATAASGHGSHGTTADGSSSNTASADIGSAGNGGAAWPAWLGLGAGLAGLVLGGVAFLRTSRRPSAK, from the coding sequence ATGCATTTTTCCCGCACCTTCAAGTCCACGGTCGCACTCGGCGCCACGGCCGGCCTCATGGCCCTGGGGCTCGGCACCGCGTCGGCCCACGTTGAGGCCACGCCCACAGAGACGGCCGCCGGCTCATACTCGCTCGTGACATTCTCCGTGGGACACGGCTGCAAGGGCTCGCCCACCACCAGCGTGAAAATCACGCTGCCGGAAGAGCTGAATTCCGTCACGCCGACGGTCAACCCGAACTGGACCATCAGCGAGTCCACCGAAAAGTTCACCACGCCCAAGACGCTGGCGGACGGCAGCAAGATCACCGCGCGGACCAGCGCCGTCACCTACACGGCCCAAACACCCCTCGACCCCCACCAGCGCGACACGTTCACCCTGTCCCTGAAGGTGCCGAACACGGCGGGGAAGACCCTGTACTTCCCGGCGCTGCAGACCTGCGAAAAGGGCTCCACCGACTGGAAGGACGTCCCCGCTGCCGGGGCGGCCGAGGACAGTGTCTCCAACCCCGCGCCGTCGCTGACGGTCACGGCAGCCACCGCGGCCTCAGGTCACGGCTCGCACGGGACGACGGCGGACGGCAGCTCAAGTAACACCGCGTCGGCCGACATTGGGTCCGCCGGGAACGGCGGCGCCGCCTGGCCGGCCTGGCTCGGTCTCGGTGCCGGACTGGCCGGGCTGGTGCTCGGCGGCGTCGCATTCCTGCGCACCAGCCGCAGGCCCAGCGCGAAATAG
- a CDS encoding N-carbamoylsarcosine amidohydrolase — MTEMTETFNDIEARLAAVLEEAFEAGTSIYNERGFKRRIGYGNRPAVIHIDLANAWTRPGHPFSCPGMETIIPNVQRINEAARAKGVPVFYTTNVYRNRDATSGTNDMGLWYSKIPTETLPADSYWAQIDDRIAPAEGEVVIEKNRASAFPGTNLELFLTSNRIDTLIVTGATAAGCVRHTVEDAIAKGFRPIIPRETIGDRVPGVVQWNLYDIDNKFGDVESTDSVVEYLNALPQFEDTVPKTLSDPQPEVEAPADPA; from the coding sequence ATGACTGAAATGACAGAGACGTTCAACGACATCGAAGCCCGCCTTGCAGCAGTGCTGGAAGAAGCGTTCGAAGCCGGAACCAGCATCTACAACGAGCGCGGATTCAAGCGCCGGATCGGCTACGGCAACCGTCCCGCCGTCATCCACATCGACCTCGCGAACGCCTGGACCCGTCCGGGCCACCCGTTCAGCTGCCCGGGCATGGAGACGATCATCCCGAACGTGCAGCGGATCAACGAGGCCGCGCGCGCCAAGGGCGTCCCGGTCTTCTACACCACGAACGTGTACCGCAACCGCGACGCCACCTCCGGCACGAACGACATGGGCCTGTGGTACTCGAAGATCCCCACGGAGACCCTTCCGGCGGATTCCTACTGGGCGCAGATCGATGACCGCATCGCGCCCGCAGAGGGCGAGGTCGTGATCGAGAAGAACCGCGCCTCGGCGTTCCCGGGGACGAACCTTGAGCTCTTCCTGACCTCCAACCGCATCGACACGCTGATTGTGACCGGCGCGACCGCGGCCGGTTGCGTGCGCCACACCGTCGAGGACGCGATCGCGAAGGGCTTCCGCCCGATCATCCCCAGGGAGACCATCGGCGACCGTGTCCCGGGCGTCGTGCAGTGGAACCTCTACGACATCGACAACAAGTTCGGTGACGTGGAGTCCACGGATTCGGTGGTGGAGTACCTGAACGCCCTCCCGCAGTTCGAGGACACCGTCCCGAAGACCCTCTCGGATCCCCAGCCCGAAGTCGAGGCACCCGCGGATCCGGCCTGA
- a CDS encoding DUF4232 domain-containing protein has protein sequence MTSVEKQSRGQTPRRHSTTSRAAFRRRTGAVIGLAAVLGLALAGCGTPNGGTTTTTAAATTAAATPAATTAEASPAATAGNTASSMESMAPAQAATTPAHGASPALCTAASLKGSVDDTGGGAAGHIYMKLTLTNKSSSTCILNGYPGVSLVKAGTTKAIGAPADRDATAPSKGPITLTPGKGATAVLAYTQAGNYPQCTRVQADDIMVYPPSAYDELVIPHPLTACSNTDIKLLKIGAFQP, from the coding sequence ATGACGTCAGTAGAGAAGCAGTCCCGCGGCCAGACCCCCCGCCGCCACAGCACCACATCAAGGGCGGCCTTCCGCCGCCGCACCGGCGCCGTCATCGGTCTGGCGGCCGTTCTGGGACTGGCGCTGGCCGGCTGCGGGACGCCAAACGGCGGAACCACCACCACGACCGCGGCCGCCACGACCGCAGCCGCCACACCCGCGGCGACGACAGCGGAAGCGTCACCGGCCGCGACGGCCGGGAACACGGCGTCGTCCATGGAAAGCATGGCGCCGGCCCAGGCAGCCACCACGCCGGCGCATGGCGCGTCGCCAGCCCTGTGCACGGCGGCATCCCTGAAGGGGTCGGTGGACGACACCGGCGGCGGCGCGGCGGGGCACATCTACATGAAACTGACCCTGACCAACAAGTCCTCCTCCACATGCATCCTTAACGGCTACCCCGGCGTGTCGCTCGTCAAGGCCGGCACCACCAAGGCCATCGGCGCCCCCGCGGACCGCGACGCCACGGCCCCTTCGAAGGGCCCCATCACGCTCACCCCGGGCAAGGGTGCCACGGCCGTCCTGGCGTACACCCAGGCAGGGAATTACCCGCAGTGCACGCGCGTCCAGGCCGACGACATCATGGTCTACCCGCCCAGCGCCTACGACGAGCTGGTGATCCCCCACCCGCTCACGGCCTGCAGCAACACCGACATCAAACTGCTCAAGATCGGCGCCTTCCAGCCGTAA
- a CDS encoding MFS transporter: MQSETSSSPVQSSPATLRKVTIAAAAGTVVEWFDFAIYGFLAPIIAKVFFPDENHIIGLLQTFAVFAVAFALRPVGGAFFGMLGDRIGRKRVLALTVMLMSGATVAMGILPGYATIGIWAAVLLTLARSLQGFSAGGEYAGAVTYVIEHAPPNQRSRYSSWMPAATFGSFAVAALLCYLLTANLSTEAMNGWGWRIPFLVAGPMGLVAFYIRRRLQESPLFAEIADDSESTHTRLGTTLRQQWRPMLTLGGYISLTALSFYTFSTYMTTFLREVVLLPADQVLMTNVAALAFAAVLSPVLGRVCDKVGRKAMMTASSILLGALAVPAYLLASQGGLGNALLGQILLATGAVAANVVTAVLLSEVFPTAVRYTASAITYNVSYAVFGGTAPFVATFLIATTGNKLAPALYLSVIAAGALIATYLIPETSKRSLSAGTPTTTAARTARARTH; this comes from the coding sequence ATGCAATCTGAGACGTCCTCGTCGCCGGTCCAGTCCAGTCCCGCCACGCTCCGCAAGGTCACCATCGCGGCAGCAGCCGGCACGGTCGTGGAATGGTTTGACTTTGCCATCTACGGTTTCCTCGCGCCCATCATCGCCAAGGTGTTTTTCCCTGACGAAAACCACATCATCGGGCTGTTGCAAACCTTCGCGGTATTCGCCGTCGCCTTTGCCCTTCGCCCGGTGGGAGGGGCATTCTTCGGGATGCTCGGTGACCGGATCGGCCGCAAACGCGTGCTGGCCCTGACGGTCATGCTCATGTCCGGCGCCACCGTGGCCATGGGCATTCTCCCCGGCTACGCAACCATTGGCATCTGGGCCGCCGTGCTGCTGACGCTGGCCCGAAGCCTTCAGGGATTCTCCGCCGGCGGGGAATATGCCGGTGCCGTCACCTATGTGATCGAACACGCGCCACCTAACCAGCGCTCCCGGTACAGCAGCTGGATGCCCGCCGCGACATTTGGCTCCTTCGCCGTCGCCGCCCTGCTGTGCTACCTGCTCACCGCAAACCTCTCCACCGAGGCCATGAACGGATGGGGCTGGCGAATCCCCTTCCTGGTGGCGGGACCCATGGGCCTGGTGGCCTTCTACATCCGGCGCCGGCTCCAGGAAAGCCCGCTGTTTGCTGAAATCGCGGACGACTCCGAGAGCACCCACACCCGACTCGGAACCACCCTGCGCCAGCAGTGGCGCCCCATGCTGACCCTCGGCGGATACATCAGCCTCACCGCCCTGTCCTTCTACACGTTTTCCACGTACATGACCACGTTCCTGCGCGAGGTGGTCCTGCTGCCAGCCGACCAAGTCCTCATGACAAATGTGGCCGCACTGGCCTTTGCCGCTGTCCTGTCCCCAGTGCTGGGCCGGGTGTGCGACAAGGTGGGCCGCAAGGCCATGATGACAGCATCGTCCATCCTCTTGGGCGCCCTCGCGGTGCCCGCCTACCTTCTGGCCAGCCAGGGCGGGCTGGGCAACGCCCTCCTCGGCCAGATCCTGCTCGCCACAGGTGCAGTGGCAGCGAACGTCGTCACCGCCGTCCTGCTCTCCGAAGTCTTCCCGACCGCAGTGCGCTACACCGCCTCCGCGATCACCTACAACGTCAGTTACGCCGTGTTCGGCGGCACGGCGCCGTTCGTAGCGACGTTCCTGATCGCCACCACCGGCAACAAGCTAGCGCCCGCGCTTTACCTGAGCGTCATTGCCGCCGGAGCCCTCATCGCAACGTACCTGATTCCGGAGACTTCCAAGCGCTCCCTGTCCGCCGGGACCCCGACAACCACGGCCGCAAGAACGGCCAGGGCCCGAACACACTAG